The following proteins come from a genomic window of Nostoc sp. ATCC 53789:
- a CDS encoding SGNH/GDSL hydrolase family protein, which produces MKVALIVILAVALGLFMIVEIGLRSLFGFGNPLIYIGDEQIGYLLAPNQRTRRFGNRIEINEYSMRGSAINKTPAPSTLRVLLLGDSIANGGWWTDQTNTISAIMMRSLASSTHRNYQEVEVLNASANSWGPRNELAYLEKFSHFNAQAVVLLINTDDLFATPPTSLPVGRDRNYPDSKPPLALAEVWQRYIVKQKPIPEMKAVQNEAGDRVGINLEAIGKIQALTRQSNSQFLLVMTPLLREIAEPGPRDYEIKARQRLSDFTKAQQINYVDFLPIFNSTNNPQGLYHDHIHLNLQGNKVVSEIMERSLLEILREIPITQTY; this is translated from the coding sequence GTGAAAGTGGCGCTGATCGTAATTTTGGCGGTAGCTCTGGGATTATTTATGATAGTCGAGATCGGACTGCGATCGCTCTTTGGCTTTGGTAATCCCCTAATTTACATTGGTGATGAGCAGATTGGCTATTTATTGGCTCCTAACCAGCGTACCCGTCGTTTTGGTAATCGCATTGAAATTAATGAGTATTCTATGCGAGGTAGTGCGATAAATAAAACACCCGCGCCTTCTACGCTGCGAGTTTTACTGTTAGGGGATTCTATTGCAAATGGTGGTTGGTGGACAGATCAGACTAATACCATATCGGCGATCATGATGCGTTCTTTAGCATCATCCACTCATCGTAATTATCAGGAAGTAGAAGTGCTGAATGCTTCAGCTAACTCTTGGGGGCCAAGGAACGAGTTAGCCTATTTAGAGAAGTTTAGCCATTTCAACGCGCAAGCAGTGGTGTTATTAATTAATACCGATGATTTGTTTGCTACTCCTCCCACTTCTTTACCGGTAGGACGCGATCGCAACTATCCCGATAGTAAACCTCCCCTAGCGTTAGCGGAAGTGTGGCAACGTTATATCGTCAAGCAGAAGCCAATTCCTGAAATGAAAGCGGTGCAAAATGAAGCAGGCGATCGCGTGGGGATTAATTTGGAAGCGATCGGCAAAATACAAGCCCTGACTCGCCAAAGCAACAGCCAATTTTTACTAGTTATGACTCCCTTACTGCGAGAAATTGCTGAACCAGGCCCCCGCGATTATGAAATTAAAGCCCGCCAACGCTTGAGCGATTTTACTAAAGCCCAGCAAATTAACTATGTAGACTTTTTACCGATATTCAATTCAACCAACAACCCGCAAGGTTTGTATCACGATCACATTCACCTCAATTTGCAAGGTAATAAAGTTGTCAGCGAAATTATGGAGCGATCGCTTTTAGAAATACTAAGGGAGATACCAATTACTCAGACCTACTAA
- a CDS encoding response regulator, translated as MKTLPINRYRFFQKLQPLSLLKKITGKSVTGCLQVFSTSGSWSIYVDEGKLIYACYSEKMFEPLYRNLQRLSQQISTLPREIHEQLRAIFETGIENQAIPNPDYLAICWLVNQKYISPFQAAMLIEQLALEVLESFLNLEEGSYEFIPESFLDDMPKFCHLNLRLLVERCQTPQSVGVASPREAANRQTSPTSQSHPSELFKINELKPKNKSRPNSFRTNGYRPPVYSINTNEHRGQRTTEPPVDKKIYTIFCIDDSPTVLNTIQSYLDEQTFCVVGVTDSLQALMQIVHTKPDIILLDISMPNLDGYELCSLLRKHSNFKNTPVIMVSEKVGFIDRAKAKMVKASGYLTKPFTQGDLLKVIFKHII; from the coding sequence ATGAAGACACTTCCGATTAATAGATACAGATTTTTTCAAAAGCTCCAGCCTTTATCTTTGTTGAAAAAAATCACTGGTAAGTCTGTTACTGGTTGTTTGCAGGTATTTAGCACATCAGGCTCTTGGTCAATATATGTAGATGAAGGTAAACTAATTTATGCCTGCTACTCAGAGAAAATGTTTGAGCCACTTTACAGAAATTTGCAACGTTTGAGTCAGCAAATTTCTACTCTCCCTCGTGAAATTCACGAACAGTTACGGGCGATATTTGAAACTGGGATTGAAAATCAGGCAATACCGAACCCAGATTATTTGGCTATTTGTTGGTTAGTTAATCAGAAATATATCAGTCCCTTTCAAGCGGCGATGCTGATAGAACAGTTGGCGCTAGAAGTTCTGGAGTCATTTCTGAACTTAGAAGAGGGGAGTTATGAATTTATTCCTGAAAGCTTTCTAGATGATATGCCAAAGTTTTGTCATCTGAATCTCCGCTTACTGGTTGAACGATGTCAAACGCCCCAAAGCGTTGGCGTAGCCTCTCCTAGAGAAGCAGCCAATCGTCAGACTTCGCCAACTTCTCAATCACACCCCTCAGAATTGTTCAAAATCAATGAGCTAAAACCTAAGAACAAAAGTAGACCAAACTCTTTTAGAACAAACGGCTATAGACCACCAGTCTACTCTATTAATACTAATGAACATAGGGGTCAGCGAACTACCGAACCTCCTGTTGACAAAAAAATTTACACCATCTTTTGTATTGATGACAGCCCTACAGTATTGAATACTATTCAAAGTTATTTAGATGAGCAAACCTTTTGTGTTGTGGGAGTTACCGATTCTTTACAAGCTTTAATGCAGATTGTTCACACAAAACCCGACATTATTTTATTGGATATTTCGATGCCTAATTTAGACGGATATGAACTCTGCTCTTTGCTGCGTAAACACTCAAATTTTAAAAATACACCTGTGATTATGGTGTCAGAAAAAGTAGGATTTATAGATAGAGCTAAAGCTAAGATGGTCAAAGCATCAGGCTATTTAACTAAACCTTTTACACAAGGAGATTTACTAAAAGTAATCTTTAAACATATTATTTAA
- a CDS encoding OB-fold nucleic acid binding domain-containing protein, with protein sequence MIKIATRKYLGKQNVYDIGVERDHNFALKNGFIASNCFNKSHSTAYAYVTYQTAYLKANYPLEYMAALLTANSGDTDKVQRYITNCTNMGIPIDPPDINRSGVDFTPTLGKILFGFSAVRNVGQNAIACILEARNETGEFKSLADFCDRVDLRAVNRRTLESLIYCGAFDKIESNRQQLINDSELVYDWAQSRAKDRASGQGNLFDLLGDGFSSTQNKRANNAFETAPKSKPVTDLPPQKKLQMEKELLGFYVSDHPLKSLRQIAPLLTPINLSQLGEQREDTRLCAVVMLNNVKKVVTKKGDQMAILQIEDLTTQSEAVVFPKTYERISSLLQVDTRLIIWGKVDRRDEQTQFIVEDAEPVETVQMVMVELNPQQAGDMEKLHLLKTILQEHSVDKEKAKMPVIGIIQTEKSRKLVRLGWQFSVQDSRITVQALQNASFPAHIKSLTGS encoded by the coding sequence ATGATCAAAATAGCCACACGTAAATATTTAGGCAAACAAAATGTCTATGACATTGGAGTTGAGCGTGACCATAATTTTGCACTCAAAAATGGCTTTATAGCTTCTAATTGTTTCAATAAATCCCATTCGACCGCCTATGCTTATGTAACTTATCAGACAGCATATTTAAAAGCTAATTATCCATTAGAATATATGGCGGCCCTGTTAACGGCTAACAGTGGCGATACCGATAAGGTACAGAGATATATTACCAACTGTACAAACATGGGTATTCCCATAGATCCGCCAGACATTAATCGTTCTGGTGTTGATTTTACGCCGACATTGGGAAAGATTCTGTTTGGCTTTTCGGCGGTGCGTAACGTGGGACAGAATGCGATCGCCTGTATTTTAGAAGCGAGAAATGAGACAGGAGAGTTTAAATCTCTCGCTGATTTTTGCGATCGCGTGGATTTACGTGCTGTTAACCGTCGGACTCTGGAATCGCTGATTTACTGTGGAGCCTTTGACAAAATTGAATCCAACCGCCAACAGTTAATTAACGACTCAGAATTAGTGTATGATTGGGCACAATCTCGCGCCAAAGACAGAGCCAGTGGACAAGGGAATCTCTTTGACTTATTAGGCGATGGATTTTCTTCTACTCAAAATAAAAGAGCAAATAATGCCTTTGAAACTGCTCCTAAATCTAAACCTGTGACCGATTTACCCCCACAGAAAAAGTTGCAGATGGAGAAAGAATTATTAGGTTTTTATGTATCAGATCATCCACTGAAATCCTTACGACAAATAGCACCACTTTTAACTCCAATTAACCTTTCGCAATTGGGAGAGCAAAGGGAAGACACAAGGCTTTGTGCAGTTGTGATGTTAAATAACGTCAAAAAAGTGGTTACAAAAAAAGGCGATCAGATGGCAATTTTGCAAATAGAAGACCTAACCACACAATCAGAAGCTGTAGTTTTTCCTAAAACTTATGAACGCATTAGTTCCTTACTTCAAGTTGACACAAGATTGATTATTTGGGGGAAAGTAGACCGACGCGACGAGCAAACTCAATTTATTGTTGAAGATGCAGAGCCAGTGGAAACAGTACAAATGGTAATGGTAGAGTTAAATCCCCAGCAAGCAGGTGATATGGAAAAACTACACCTCTTGAAAACAATTTTGCAAGAACATTCAGTAGATAAAGAAAAGGCAAAAATGCCAGTTATTGGAATTATCCAAACTGAAAAATCTCGGAAACTTGTTCGCTTGGGTTGGCAATTTTCCGTACAAGATTCCAGAATAACCGTCCAAGCTTTGCAAAATGCTAGTTTTCCTGCTCATATCAAATCGCTCACTGGTAGCTAA